One genomic window of Anaerolineae bacterium includes the following:
- a CDS encoding Undecaprenyl-phosphate N-acetylglucosaminyl 1-phosphate transferase, translated as MIYIASFLFSFIVGILILVLLIRLLSWLNITDQPRQDRWHRSPTPKFGGIGIFLSALIVFSVVYALNPERSEPFPATLLLGMGLIFLFGFIDDIKAFPPVGKLITQIIAASVAVFFGYTTNFFSVRLGETFLAQILNSAVSLFWLVAITNAMNLLDNMDGLAGGISLIVCFFLGYFFWDSGDTLMILFCASLGGAILGFLFLNFPPAKIFMGDSGSQFLGYTLALLAIARLPQASNVFAILGVPTLLFTLPLADTLFVTVTRWYRGESPFKGGRDHTSHRLIAFGLSERQTLWVLYSIAVVGGIAAVVVEALNYTLSLILLPVIIAFLLIFTTYLSGVKITSQSVNDQETKLRKILIKFFLGRNLLDVLVDGLLICFSLYLAVILGMPLSVERQIDFFVQTLPLAFISGYLTFYVTQIYRDLWRHLKVENIYRYVQTAVLATVILWIVRFLFDNRQSMTLTASLIYGAMLFLGLMLTRFSFRAFDALSARTQTSKAQGFLVYASEETLEFLIPYLLNTGKDMSIIGLITDQEMQVGKRVYDLQVLGSASQLNELVEKYQPQGLIVDALKANLPEVRVQLDALTHERQVWVKVVQFDLVDYQKFGAMDHIRRKDDHSDEKNN; from the coding sequence ATGATCTATATTGCGTCGTTCTTGTTCTCCTTTATTGTAGGAATCCTTATATTAGTCCTGTTGATTCGTCTTTTAAGCTGGCTAAATATCACCGATCAACCCCGTCAAGATCGCTGGCACCGTTCCCCAACGCCGAAATTCGGGGGAATTGGTATCTTTCTATCAGCACTGATTGTCTTTTCAGTGGTTTATGCTTTGAATCCTGAGCGATCGGAACCTTTCCCTGCTACACTTTTGCTCGGAATGGGATTGATTTTTCTATTTGGATTCATTGATGATATTAAGGCTTTTCCACCTGTCGGCAAACTCATCACCCAAATCATTGCTGCCAGCGTAGCCGTCTTCTTTGGTTATACGACAAACTTTTTCTCGGTGCGTTTGGGAGAGACGTTTCTGGCTCAGATATTAAATAGCGCGGTTTCGTTGTTTTGGCTTGTTGCAATAACAAACGCAATGAATCTGCTTGACAATATGGATGGTCTGGCAGGTGGAATCTCGTTAATTGTTTGTTTCTTTCTGGGGTATTTTTTCTGGGATTCTGGGGATACCTTGATGATCTTGTTTTGTGCAAGTTTGGGTGGGGCAATCCTTGGGTTTTTGTTTTTGAACTTTCCGCCGGCAAAAATCTTTATGGGGGATAGTGGTAGCCAATTCCTGGGTTATACTCTGGCTTTACTGGCAATTGCCAGACTACCTCAGGCGTCCAACGTCTTTGCAATTCTTGGTGTTCCTACTCTTCTGTTTACCTTACCGCTGGCAGATACCCTCTTTGTGACGGTTACTCGCTGGTACCGTGGAGAGTCACCATTCAAGGGAGGCAGGGATCACACTTCTCACCGTTTAATTGCGTTTGGTCTCTCTGAAAGACAGACATTATGGGTGCTTTATTCAATCGCTGTGGTCGGGGGTATTGCAGCGGTGGTTGTAGAAGCTCTGAATTACACCTTGAGCCTGATTCTCTTACCAGTCATCATCGCATTTTTGTTAATCTTTACAACCTATTTGAGTGGTGTGAAAATCACCAGCCAGTCGGTAAACGATCAAGAAACGAAGTTAAGAAAGATTTTGATCAAGTTCTTTCTGGGTCGTAATCTTCTCGATGTTTTGGTTGATGGTCTGTTGATCTGTTTCAGTCTTTATTTAGCCGTGATCTTGGGAATGCCATTGTCTGTAGAGAGGCAAATTGATTTCTTCGTTCAAACTTTACCGTTAGCCTTTATCAGTGGTTATCTGACGTTTTACGTAACGCAAATCTATCGGGATTTGTGGCGGCACTTAAAAGTTGAGAACATTTATCGCTATGTCCAGACGGCTGTACTTGCAACGGTGATCCTATGGATTGTCAGATTTCTCTTTGATAACCGGCAATCCATGACTCTTACGGCAAGTTTGATTTATGGAGCAATGTTGTTTTTAGGATTGATGTTAACGAGATTTTCGTTTCGAGCATTTGATGCACTCTCAGCCCGTACACAGACGAGCAAGGCGCAAGGATTTCTGGTCTATGCTTCAGAAGAGACTCTGGAATTTTTAATCCCATACTTGTTGAACACAGGTAAAGATATGTCAATCATTGGGTTAATTACCGACCAGGAGATGCAAGTTGGTAAACGGGTGTACGACCTTCAAGTCTTAGGCTCAGCCAGTCAACTTAATGAACTGGTTGAGAAATATCAGCCTCAGGGTCTGATCGTGGATGCACTGAAAGCAAATCTACCAGAAGTTAGAGTCCAGCTCGATGCGTTGACCCATGAGAGGCAGGTTTGGGTGAAAGTTGTCCAATTTGATCTGGTGGATTATCAAAAATTTGGAGCTATGGATCACATACGGAGGAAAGATGACCACTCAGATGAAAAAAACAATTAG
- a CDS encoding Peptidase C45, acyl-coenzyme A:6-aminopenicillanic acid acyl-transferase yields the protein MKKTIRFFTVKGNHRQIGQQIGEMCKDEIRHSIESAQGLIDALSTELAMNWKRANLQAKKYLPYVIEYYPQYLEELYGIAEGSHSSIDDILTLNAFEGIVMDRLHLSKCTSLAVNQSRTVNQSVLVAHNEDWFPDDEADVYIVKAEVEDEPSFLAMSYGGLLPNVGFNSEGIAQCCDTVYPKEKRIGIPRVVVGRAVLGAKTISEAIQRAISPHRAAGYNHLIAHESGELYNIEVSARNFAILYGEKGYLVHTNHYLSNKMQVLEEEPDELIGSQVRYYRAMRLIEKVEKHDVISLQTIQRDHVNFPDSICNHATFGENPYDREKTICAMVMDLTEKVLYFTWGNPCQNLYYPYAL from the coding sequence ATGAAAAAAACAATTAGGTTTTTTACGGTAAAAGGGAATCATCGCCAAATTGGGCAACAAATCGGTGAAATGTGCAAAGATGAGATTCGTCATAGTATCGAAAGTGCCCAGGGCTTAATCGATGCTCTTTCCACTGAATTGGCAATGAACTGGAAAAGAGCCAACCTCCAGGCAAAAAAATATTTGCCCTATGTGATTGAATATTATCCCCAATATTTAGAAGAACTGTATGGAATTGCTGAAGGAAGTCATTCCTCGATTGACGATATTCTCACTTTAAATGCCTTTGAAGGAATTGTTATGGATCGGCTACATCTGAGTAAGTGTACCAGCCTGGCGGTCAACCAATCGCGAACAGTCAACCAAAGTGTACTGGTTGCCCACAACGAAGATTGGTTTCCGGATGATGAAGCTGACGTTTACATCGTCAAAGCTGAGGTCGAGGATGAACCTTCTTTTCTGGCGATGAGTTACGGTGGGTTACTTCCCAATGTGGGGTTTAACTCCGAAGGCATTGCTCAATGTTGTGACACCGTTTATCCGAAGGAAAAGCGAATCGGCATTCCACGGGTGGTAGTGGGGCGAGCGGTGTTAGGAGCAAAAACCATCAGTGAAGCGATCCAACGGGCAATCTCTCCTCACCGTGCTGCAGGCTATAACCATCTCATTGCCCACGAGAGCGGTGAATTATACAATATTGAGGTATCAGCCCGTAATTTCGCCATATTATATGGAGAAAAGGGGTATCTTGTTCACACCAACCATTATCTCAGTAACAAAATGCAAGTTCTGGAAGAAGAACCTGATGAATTGATCGGCTCACAAGTTCGCTATTATCGGGCAATGCGGTTAATCGAGAAAGTTGAAAAACATGATGTGATTTCCTTACAAACCATTCAAAGAGATCACGTCAATTTTCCTGATTCCATCTGTAATCATGCAACTTTCGGGGAAAATCCTTACGATAGAGAGAAGACCATTTGTGCGATGGTGATGGACTTAACCGAGAAAGTTTTATACTTCACCTGGGGAAATCCATGCCAGAATCTGTACTACCCCTATGCATTGTGA
- a CDS encoding Creatinine amidohydrolase: MTEWISYASLTWPEVANLPRRCPIVLPLGEGYDRDQLAEVLNFPERIAILPTFPFGWRGSSLPVPKDVLKEYLWNLVNSLRDDGFINVYLLTPSGINLDFGNCQIAQSYQPSSMFHFSLEDISKVVLIPIGHTEQHGYHLPLSTDTLIIEAITEGVINAVPDKACRLPVMPYGVSTHRSSFAGTLNAGGRAFEDFWLAVIDTLVLLGFNRFYLLSGHGGNCSFLTNIVKYAGERYPTIFCATAFLYLTSSQGMLMLEQYRQSGIGGMGHACELETSLMLYLYPELVHMDRVVDETDFISTPSYYMDWVEGGSLIANPPWTDDTRSGAYGAGSLATREKGKIWLEAAIQEKIAHVAEIHEQYHRRMQRRKDFQH; this comes from the coding sequence ATGACCGAATGGATATCCTATGCCTCTCTCACCTGGCCTGAAGTAGCAAATTTACCTCGTCGCTGCCCAATTGTCCTTCCACTTGGCGAAGGATATGATCGCGATCAACTTGCTGAGGTGCTCAACTTTCCTGAACGCATCGCAATCCTGCCTACTTTCCCTTTCGGTTGGCGTGGAAGTAGCCTGCCTGTTCCCAAGGATGTCCTCAAAGAATATCTTTGGAACCTGGTTAACAGTTTACGGGATGATGGTTTTATTAATGTATACCTCCTGACCCCTAGCGGAATCAACCTTGATTTCGGGAATTGTCAGATAGCTCAATCCTATCAACCCTCTTCAATGTTTCATTTCTCTTTGGAAGATATTTCCAAAGTTGTTTTGATTCCCATTGGACACACCGAGCAACATGGATATCATCTACCCCTTTCAACCGATACCCTCATCATCGAGGCAATCACAGAAGGAGTTATAAATGCTGTCCCCGATAAAGCCTGTCGGCTTCCAGTCATGCCCTATGGAGTGAGCACCCATCGTTCATCTTTTGCCGGCACCTTGAACGCTGGCGGACGCGCTTTTGAAGATTTCTGGCTGGCGGTCATTGACACTCTGGTTCTGCTTGGTTTTAACCGTTTCTATCTCTTAAGCGGTCATGGTGGCAATTGTTCATTTCTAACAAATATCGTTAAGTATGCGGGAGAGAGATACCCAACGATCTTTTGTGCTACTGCTTTTTTGTATCTTACAAGTTCACAAGGAATGCTTATGTTGGAACAATATCGCCAGTCGGGAATTGGAGGGATGGGGCACGCCTGCGAACTGGAAACATCCCTGATGCTCTATCTCTATCCTGAGTTAGTACACATGGATAGAGTAGTCGATGAAACTGACTTTATCTCCACCCCATCCTACTACATGGACTGGGTCGAGGGTGGTTCTTTGATTGCCAATCCCCCCTGGACAGATGACACCCGAAGCGGCGCGTATGGAGCAGGCAGTTTAGCCACCAGGGAGAAGGGAAAAATCTGGTTGGAAGCTGCTATTCAGGAAAAAATAGCTCATGTTGCTGAGATACATGAGCAGTATCACCGTCGCATGCAGAGAAGAAAGGATTTTCAACACTAA
- a CDS encoding putative exonuclease: protein MDELHRYLKSLGIPIMQPKIDSASPEPPHPAPFPNSQSIHHPFGTVYVINQNTSSPKTNPLKIPGEIIKWSGFKHQDENFSISDFLFVDVETSGEYGGAGVICFLVGIGKVSDQEIHLSQYLILHPEDELAQLIELEKIFLSAKGFLTYNGKSFDLPLLDSRFQYHQIPLPTREGLHIDLLLLSRKIWKNHSPNRALRTMEATVLGIERSVEDVPGWLIPSLFRDFLLTKDASFLNPVLYHNKMDVLSMVHLYFHIADLFTNPLERSKENAEIHFCLASFYQSIGEIDRAIEAFETCLPYLPEASQRIALSENLASLYKHQKRYQNAIEKWQEAASLGSLSAHLELAKYYEHLQKDLNTARRWVEAASKLLEDNKKMDRFTRTKWQTELQYRLDRLNKKSFPRQNERK, encoded by the coding sequence ATGGACGAGCTTCATCGATATTTGAAATCCCTGGGCATTCCCATCATGCAGCCAAAGATAGATTCCGCCTCTCCAGAACCACCCCATCCAGCCCCTTTCCCCAATAGCCAGTCGATTCATCATCCATTTGGGACAGTATATGTGATTAACCAAAACACCTCGAGCCCAAAAACCAATCCACTTAAAATTCCAGGGGAAATCATCAAATGGTCAGGCTTCAAACATCAAGATGAAAATTTTTCGATCAGTGATTTTCTTTTTGTCGATGTCGAAACCAGCGGTGAATATGGTGGCGCTGGGGTCATTTGTTTCTTAGTCGGGATTGGAAAAGTCTCCGATCAGGAGATTCACCTCTCGCAATATCTGATTCTCCACCCAGAGGACGAACTGGCTCAATTGATCGAATTAGAGAAAATCTTTCTCTCTGCAAAGGGTTTCTTAACGTACAACGGAAAATCTTTCGACCTGCCTTTGCTCGACTCTCGCTTTCAATATCATCAAATTCCCCTCCCTACCCGCGAAGGTCTCCACATTGATCTACTTCTCCTTTCACGTAAGATTTGGAAGAATCATTCTCCTAATCGAGCTTTGCGAACAATGGAAGCAACCGTTCTAGGCATAGAGCGCTCAGTTGAGGACGTCCCAGGCTGGCTGATCCCCAGCCTTTTCCGTGATTTCCTGTTAACAAAAGATGCCTCCTTTTTGAACCCTGTCCTTTACCACAATAAAATGGATGTACTTTCCATGGTGCATTTGTATTTTCATATTGCTGATTTATTCACTAATCCTCTTGAAAGATCAAAAGAGAACGCAGAAATACATTTTTGTTTAGCCAGTTTTTATCAATCCATTGGTGAGATCGATCGAGCAATTGAGGCTTTCGAAACCTGTCTCCCTTATCTTCCTGAGGCGTCTCAGAGAATCGCCTTATCTGAGAACCTCGCATCCTTATATAAACACCAAAAACGCTATCAGAACGCTATCGAAAAATGGCAAGAAGCAGCAAGTCTTGGGAGTCTCTCAGCCCACCTTGAACTCGCAAAATACTATGAGCATCTACAAAAAGACCTGAATACAGCGCGCCGTTGGGTTGAAGCAGCGTCCAAATTACTGGAAGATAATAAAAAGATGGATCGTTTCACGCGCACGAAATGGCAGACAGAATTACAATATCGCTTAGACAGACTCAATAAAAAAAGCTTTCCGCGTCAGAATGAAAGGAAATAA
- a CDS encoding ATP-dependent RNA helicase — MLDTLIERWLSDPSIVKNIVSRKHFPRQVGKMFDFPHWLHRNLIDAFHENGIPNLYQHQFEALQAIHAGQHTLIISSVASGKSLIYQIPILDVLLKSSSASALLLFPTKALAYDQGQKFQNILSKLPNLLTSNPHLLAQFDGDTPLSKRAKIIQNAQIVLTNPDMLHHTILPRHSHWVNFFSTLRYIVLDEIHTYRGVFGSHVANILRRLKRIAQHYGASPQFILTSGTISAPEEFAEQLIEESIVKIEQKEWSNTERQIWIYNPPVLNPDLGVRRHPFEEALQFAMEATQQNIHSILFCRSRKAVELLLIQLREKSTALLEDVDQSIQSYRSGYLPSLRREIEHNLRCGKTRCVVTTNALELGIDIGELDVTIIIGFPGSIASTWQQFGRSGRKNQGSLGILLLTDDPLDQYLAHHPEYFWESNPERVIIDPNNPLILLNHLRCALYEIPISRQPSFGTAPVELLSTLLESLVFQGDAIRGKSAYYFSGLKTPQSFSIRSLSEHNFQILLEDTENPSPTLLGSIDSDSADWMVHPGAIYFHEGCPYQVQKLDFDRHIAILRSENLDRLTQPLIETQILSLKANEVQEYRSPNGDAYRIAFGQVELRRQVNGYLVLDWNTRLVIEKQDLDLPSRDLSTMAFWLTLSNDLVDDLRQQGAWSNDPNQYGSNWEVQKRLVRQRDHYRCQLCGSPEGEQAHHVHHKIPFRLFASPQEANRLENLITLCPTCHRKVEGAVRVQSGLAALGYAFTHISPLFARCDRGDLGVTIDSKFSWCENLPTILIHEQVQGGIGLAFRLYEIAGELLITIKQHIKKCACSEGCPSCTGPVTNNDLGGKREALALLERMVA; from the coding sequence GTGTTAGATACCCTTATCGAAAGATGGCTCTCTGATCCATCCATTGTCAAAAATATCGTCTCTCGCAAACATTTTCCCAGACAAGTCGGGAAAATGTTTGATTTTCCTCATTGGCTTCACCGTAATCTGATTGACGCATTCCACGAAAATGGGATACCAAACTTATACCAACATCAATTCGAGGCGTTGCAAGCAATCCATGCTGGACAGCACACATTGATTATCAGCAGTGTTGCCAGTGGCAAATCTCTTATCTATCAAATCCCAATTTTGGATGTCCTTCTAAAATCATCTTCAGCCAGTGCGCTGTTGTTATTCCCGACCAAAGCTTTGGCATACGATCAGGGACAGAAGTTTCAAAACATTCTCTCCAAGCTCCCCAATCTGCTTACTAGTAATCCTCATTTGCTGGCTCAATTCGACGGAGACACACCTTTATCGAAACGAGCAAAGATTATCCAAAATGCTCAAATCGTGCTCACCAATCCGGATATGCTTCATCACACAATCCTGCCCAGACATTCGCATTGGGTGAATTTTTTCTCCACCTTAAGGTATATCGTCCTGGACGAAATTCATACCTATCGCGGGGTTTTTGGTTCCCATGTAGCAAACATCTTGCGACGGCTAAAGAGAATTGCGCAACATTATGGAGCAAGCCCTCAGTTCATTCTGACCTCCGGTACAATTAGCGCACCGGAAGAGTTTGCCGAGCAGTTGATTGAAGAATCGATCGTTAAAATCGAACAAAAGGAATGGTCAAATACTGAGAGACAGATCTGGATCTACAACCCACCTGTATTGAATCCTGATCTCGGTGTCCGACGTCATCCTTTCGAAGAAGCCCTGCAATTTGCTATGGAAGCAACTCAGCAGAATATACATTCCATCCTGTTTTGTCGTAGCCGGAAGGCCGTAGAGTTGCTCCTGATCCAATTGCGGGAAAAATCCACTGCATTGCTGGAGGATGTCGACCAGAGTATCCAGAGTTATCGTAGTGGATATCTACCTTCTCTGCGCCGTGAGATCGAACACAATCTTCGATGTGGCAAAACCCGATGCGTTGTTACTACGAACGCTTTAGAATTAGGAATTGATATTGGTGAATTAGATGTCACTATCATTATCGGGTTTCCGGGCAGCATTGCGTCCACCTGGCAACAATTTGGCAGAAGTGGTCGGAAAAATCAGGGTTCATTAGGGATTCTGCTTCTTACAGATGATCCACTTGATCAATATCTGGCCCATCATCCAGAGTATTTCTGGGAATCCAATCCTGAGCGCGTCATCATTGACCCTAACAATCCCCTGATTTTGCTCAACCACCTGCGTTGCGCTCTATATGAAATACCCATTTCCCGACAACCTAGCTTTGGAACAGCCCCGGTAGAGTTGTTATCCACATTACTCGAAAGCCTGGTTTTCCAGGGCGATGCGATTCGAGGCAAAAGCGCCTATTATTTCAGCGGGCTAAAAACGCCCCAATCGTTCTCTATTCGCTCGCTCTCAGAACATAACTTTCAAATATTGCTGGAAGATACCGAAAACCCCTCCCCTACACTGCTGGGAAGCATCGATTCTGATAGTGCCGACTGGATGGTACATCCGGGAGCAATCTACTTTCATGAAGGTTGTCCTTATCAAGTCCAGAAGCTGGATTTCGACCGTCATATTGCTATTCTTCGATCGGAAAATCTTGATCGCCTGACTCAACCCCTGATAGAAACCCAGATACTCTCTTTGAAGGCGAATGAGGTTCAGGAATATCGTTCACCCAATGGTGATGCTTATCGAATTGCTTTTGGCCAGGTAGAATTAAGGCGTCAGGTAAATGGTTACCTTGTTTTGGACTGGAACACACGTTTGGTCATCGAAAAACAAGATTTGGATCTACCCTCACGGGATTTATCCACGATGGCATTTTGGTTGACTCTAAGCAACGATTTGGTTGATGATCTTCGTCAACAAGGAGCCTGGAGCAACGACCCCAATCAATATGGCTCGAATTGGGAAGTTCAAAAACGCCTTGTCCGCCAACGCGATCATTACCGTTGTCAATTGTGCGGCTCCCCCGAAGGGGAACAAGCACACCATGTTCACCACAAAATTCCATTTCGATTGTTTGCTAGCCCACAAGAGGCAAATCGCCTGGAGAACCTGATCACTTTATGTCCGACCTGTCATCGAAAGGTTGAAGGGGCGGTACGCGTGCAAAGTGGACTGGCAGCGCTTGGTTATGCTTTTACTCATATAAGCCCATTATTTGCACGTTGCGACCGGGGCGATTTGGGTGTTACGATTGATTCAAAATTTAGTTGGTGCGAGAATTTACCCACCATATTAATTCACGAACAGGTTCAAGGTGGGATTGGTTTAGCTTTTCGATTATATGAAATTGCTGGCGAACTACTCATTACCATAAAACAACATATTAAAAAATGTGCCTGTTCTGAGGGATGTCCATCCTGTACAGGGCCGGTCACCAACAATGATTTGGGTGGTAAAAGGGAAGCCTTAGCCTTACTGGAAAGAATGGTTGCCTAG
- a CDS encoding DegV family protein encodes MIQIITDTTAVLSKEDIERYNIIVIPQIIHIDDETYLEGIEIDVPEFLEKLKRAKNLPKTAAPPPELFVKEFERFLNGNTTILCIHPSAEVSGTVRSATVAAQDFPQLDIRVIDTRLIASPLATLVLLAAQWAEEGVQADEIVSRISQMIKRCQVYFMVDTLEYLAKGGRIGGASALLGSVLQIKPILTFKDGRVEPFEKERTYKRAFERMISIAEERIEKDKESYLSIMHAGAREQAQEMANRLSSRLSISNIPIYEMPPAIITHGGPGILGMAFFT; translated from the coding sequence ATGATTCAAATTATTACCGATACTACGGCTGTTTTATCAAAAGAGGACATTGAACGATATAACATAATTGTTATTCCTCAAATTATCCACATTGACGACGAGACATATCTTGAAGGAATTGAAATCGATGTTCCTGAATTTCTTGAAAAATTAAAGAGGGCAAAAAACCTGCCCAAGACGGCTGCCCCACCCCCCGAACTGTTCGTCAAGGAATTCGAACGCTTCTTGAATGGCAATACCACCATATTATGTATCCACCCTTCAGCAGAGGTCAGCGGTACAGTTCGTTCGGCTACGGTAGCCGCTCAAGATTTCCCTCAGTTAGATATTCGGGTCATTGATACACGCCTGATTGCCAGTCCACTGGCAACCCTGGTTTTGCTTGCAGCTCAATGGGCAGAGGAGGGTGTGCAAGCAGATGAAATTGTCTCTCGTATATCGCAGATGATCAAACGCTGCCAGGTTTACTTTATGGTTGATACCCTGGAATACCTCGCCAAAGGTGGCCGAATTGGTGGAGCTTCAGCGCTCTTGGGATCGGTATTACAAATTAAGCCAATTTTGACATTTAAGGATGGAAGAGTAGAACCTTTCGAGAAAGAACGCACTTATAAAAGAGCATTTGAACGCATGATCTCGATTGCTGAAGAAAGGATCGAAAAAGATAAAGAGAGTTACCTTTCAATCATGCACGCTGGCGCTCGGGAACAAGCTCAGGAAATGGCCAATCGTTTGTCCTCCAGACTCTCAATTTCAAACATACCGATATATGAGATGCCGCCAGCGATCATTACGCATGGAGGACCTGGTATCTTAGGCATGGCTTTTTTTACCTAA
- a CDS encoding Glycerol kinase — protein sequence MKKFIAAIDQGTTSTRCIIFNQEGRIQAVDQKEHEQIYPQPGWVEHNPLEIWARTQEVIQGALQKANLKPEQIAGIGVTNQRETTILWNPKTGEPYANAIVWQDTRTKQICDQLSLEGGQDRFREQVGLPLATYFSGPKIKWLLDQSSALRAEAQKGNVLFGNIDTWILWQLSGGTKGGVHITDVTNASRTMLMNLKTLDWDDEILKIMEIPRHILPRIVPSSPTEPYAYTRADGPFGEAIPLCGDVGDQQAALIGQTCYEVGEAKNTYGTGCFMLMNTGTQIVQSKKGLLTTLAYQIGDSPATYALEGSVAITGALVQWLRDNIGLISSSQEIETLARSVEDNGGIYFVPAFSGLFAPYWRSDARGVIVGLTRYINKGHLARAVLEATAFQTKEILEAMRQDSGVELKSLRVDGGMVRNELLMQFQADILNVPVIRPVITETTALGAAFAAGLCVQYWSGLDDLRKHWQVDKIWQPRMSEEERQRQYRYWLKAVERSFDWV from the coding sequence GCTATTGATCAAGGCACAACCAGCACTCGCTGCATTATATTCAATCAAGAGGGAAGAATACAGGCAGTCGACCAAAAAGAACATGAACAAATATACCCTCAACCTGGATGGGTGGAACACAATCCGCTTGAAATCTGGGCTCGAACCCAGGAAGTTATTCAAGGAGCGCTGCAGAAAGCCAACCTGAAACCAGAACAAATCGCAGGTATCGGGGTGACAAACCAGCGCGAAACAACCATCTTGTGGAATCCGAAAACCGGTGAACCCTATGCCAATGCCATTGTCTGGCAGGATACACGCACCAAACAAATCTGTGACCAACTTTCTTTAGAGGGCGGACAAGATCGATTTCGCGAGCAGGTTGGTCTTCCTCTGGCGACTTATTTTTCCGGGCCAAAGATTAAGTGGTTGCTAGATCAGTCCTCCGCCCTCCGCGCGGAAGCTCAGAAAGGGAATGTCCTCTTCGGGAATATCGATACCTGGATTCTATGGCAACTTTCGGGAGGTACAAAAGGCGGCGTCCATATCACCGATGTCACCAACGCCAGTCGTACAATGCTGATGAACCTTAAGACCCTCGACTGGGATGATGAGATTCTCAAAATCATGGAGATACCTCGTCATATCTTGCCCCGCATTGTCCCCTCAAGCCCCACCGAGCCTTATGCTTATACTCGCGCTGATGGTCCATTCGGCGAAGCAATCCCACTCTGCGGTGATGTTGGGGATCAGCAAGCAGCTCTTATCGGTCAGACCTGCTATGAAGTCGGTGAAGCTAAAAATACTTATGGAACAGGCTGCTTTATGCTGATGAACACCGGCACGCAAATTGTACAATCGAAAAAAGGCTTACTCACCACCCTTGCATATCAAATTGGCGATTCACCTGCCACGTATGCCTTAGAAGGATCGGTTGCAATTACCGGTGCACTGGTGCAATGGCTTCGAGATAATATTGGGCTCATTTCATCGTCCCAGGAGATTGAGACGCTGGCCCGTTCTGTGGAAGACAACGGTGGGATTTATTTTGTGCCGGCTTTTTCAGGTCTTTTCGCCCCGTATTGGCGCTCAGATGCGCGCGGGGTGATCGTAGGCTTAACCCGCTATATCAATAAGGGCCACCTCGCTCGGGCTGTTTTGGAAGCCACTGCCTTTCAAACAAAAGAAATTCTTGAAGCGATGCGTCAGGACTCCGGAGTCGAGTTAAAGTCATTAAGAGTTGATGGAGGGATGGTGCGCAATGAACTCCTTATGCAGTTTCAAGCCGATATCCTGAATGTCCCTGTGATCCGTCCCGTCATCACAGAAACAACTGCCTTAGGTGCAGCATTTGCTGCCGGGCTATGTGTTCAATATTGGTCGGGTTTAGATGACCTGCGCAAACACTGGCAAGTTGACAAGATCTGGCAACCAAGGATGAGTGAAGAAGAGCGCCAACGTCAATATCGCTACTGGTTAAAAGCAGTTGAGCGCAGTTTTGATTGGGTATAG